One genomic region from Equus asinus isolate D_3611 breed Donkey chromosome 10, EquAss-T2T_v2, whole genome shotgun sequence encodes:
- the PGLS gene encoding 6-phosphogluconolactonase isoform X3, which translates to MNPAGFGTELWCSQTGAGRGQEGPNHNGLERPLAERHWDPPGSQLTWEVGIMTAASSPGGSRWSHTEAPLHQGLCLTAGDAVPPSAQTHLLSRLPIPDGRVITINPQLPVQEAAEDYAQKLRQAFQGDSIPVFDLLILGVGPDGHTCSLFPDHPLLQEREKIVAPISDSPKPPPQRVTLTLPVLNAARTVIFVATGEGKAAVLKRILEDKEENPLPAALVQPHTGKLCWFLDEAAARLLTVPFEKHSAL; encoded by the exons ATGAACCCTGCAGGCTTTGGAACAGAGCTGTGGTGTAGCCAGACAGGTGCAGGCCGGGGCCAGGAGGGCCCCAATCACAATGGACTTGAAAGACCTCTGGCAGAACGCCACTGGGATCCACCGGGATCCCAACTCACATGGGAAGTGGGTATAATGACAGCTGCGTCCTCGCCTGGAGGATCTAGGTGGTCACACACGGAAGCCCCGCTCCACCAAGGACTGTGCCTCACTGCTGGTGATGCTGTCCCTCCGTCTGCGCAGACCCACCTGCTCTCCAGGCTGCCCATCCCCGACGGCCGGGTGATCACCATCAACCCCCAGCTGCCCGTGCAGGAGGCCGCCGAGGACTACGCCCAGAAGCTGAGACAG GCCTTCCAAGGGGACTCCATCCCGGTTTTCGACCTGCTGATCCTGGGGGTGGGCCCTGATGGCCACACCTGCTCACTCTTCCCAGACCACCCCCTCCTGCAG GAGCGGGAGAAGATTGTGGCCCCCATCAGCGACTCCCCgaagccaccaccacagcgtgtGACCCTCACACTTCCTGTGCTGAACGCGGCCCGGACTGTCATCTTTGTGGCGACTGGAGAAGGCAAGGCAGCTGTTCTGAAG CGCATTTTGGAGGACAAGGAGGAGAACCCGCTCCCCGCCGCCCTGGTCCAGCCCCACACTGGGAAACTCTGCTGGTTCCTGGACGAGGCAGCGGCCCGACTCCTGACCGTGCCCTTCGAGAAGCATTCGGCCTTGTAG
- the PGLS gene encoding 6-phosphogluconolactonase isoform X1, whose translation MAAPAPGLISVFSSPQELGASLAQLVAQRAASCLAGARARFALGLSGGSLVSMLARELPAAAAPAGPASLARWTLGFCDERLVPFEHAESTYGLYRTHLLSRLPIPDGRVITINPQLPVQEAAEDYAQKLRQAFQGDSIPVFDLLILGVGPDGHTCSLFPDHPLLQEREKIVAPISDSPKPPPQRVTLTLPVLNAARTVIFVATGEGKAAVLKQGRACDRQGVTCRAEVVTLQSLQEGGCATSFPTVTDGGWEGPVPAD comes from the exons ATGGCCGCGCCGGCCCCGGGCCTCATCTCTGTCTTCTCGAGCCCGCAGGAGCTGGGCGCGTCCCTAGCCCAACTGGTGGCGCAGCGGGCGGCGTCCTGCCTGGCCGGGGCCCGCGCCCGCTTCGCGCTCGGCCTGTCGGGCGGCAGCCTCGTTTCGATGTTGGCCCGCGAgctgcccgccgccgccgcccccgccgggCCCGCCAGCCTCGCACGCTGGACGCTGGGCTTCTGCGACGAGCGCCTCGTGCCTTTCGAGCACGCCGAGAGCACGTACGGCCTCTACCGG ACCCACCTGCTCTCCAGGCTGCCCATCCCCGACGGCCGGGTGATCACCATCAACCCCCAGCTGCCCGTGCAGGAGGCCGCCGAGGACTACGCCCAGAAGCTGAGACAG GCCTTCCAAGGGGACTCCATCCCGGTTTTCGACCTGCTGATCCTGGGGGTGGGCCCTGATGGCCACACCTGCTCACTCTTCCCAGACCACCCCCTCCTGCAG GAGCGGGAGAAGATTGTGGCCCCCATCAGCGACTCCCCgaagccaccaccacagcgtgtGACCCTCACACTTCCTGTGCTGAACGCGGCCCGGACTGTCATCTTTGTGGCGACTGGAGAAGGCAAGGCAGCTGTTCTGAAG CAGGGCCGTGCCTGTGACAGACAGGGTGTGACCTGCAGAGCCGAGGTGGTGACTCTCCAGTCTCTGCAGGAAGGAGGGTGTGCCACCTCGTTTCCAACAGTCACAGACGGTGGATGGGAAGGACCTGTCCCGGCTGATTAG
- the PGLS gene encoding 6-phosphogluconolactonase isoform X2 produces MAAPAPGLISVFSSPQELGASLAQLVAQRAASCLAGARARFALGLSGGSLVSMLARELPAAAAPAGPASLARWTLGFCDERLVPFEHAESTYGLYRTHLLSRLPIPDGRVITINPQLPVQEAAEDYAQKLRQAFQGDSIPVFDLLILGVGPDGHTCSLFPDHPLLQEREKIVAPISDSPKPPPQRVTLTLPVLNAARTVIFVATGEGKAAVLKRILEDKEENPLPAALVQPHTGKLCWFLDEAAARLLTVPFEKHSAL; encoded by the exons ATGGCCGCGCCGGCCCCGGGCCTCATCTCTGTCTTCTCGAGCCCGCAGGAGCTGGGCGCGTCCCTAGCCCAACTGGTGGCGCAGCGGGCGGCGTCCTGCCTGGCCGGGGCCCGCGCCCGCTTCGCGCTCGGCCTGTCGGGCGGCAGCCTCGTTTCGATGTTGGCCCGCGAgctgcccgccgccgccgcccccgccgggCCCGCCAGCCTCGCACGCTGGACGCTGGGCTTCTGCGACGAGCGCCTCGTGCCTTTCGAGCACGCCGAGAGCACGTACGGCCTCTACCGG ACCCACCTGCTCTCCAGGCTGCCCATCCCCGACGGCCGGGTGATCACCATCAACCCCCAGCTGCCCGTGCAGGAGGCCGCCGAGGACTACGCCCAGAAGCTGAGACAG GCCTTCCAAGGGGACTCCATCCCGGTTTTCGACCTGCTGATCCTGGGGGTGGGCCCTGATGGCCACACCTGCTCACTCTTCCCAGACCACCCCCTCCTGCAG GAGCGGGAGAAGATTGTGGCCCCCATCAGCGACTCCCCgaagccaccaccacagcgtgtGACCCTCACACTTCCTGTGCTGAACGCGGCCCGGACTGTCATCTTTGTGGCGACTGGAGAAGGCAAGGCAGCTGTTCTGAAG CGCATTTTGGAGGACAAGGAGGAGAACCCGCTCCCCGCCGCCCTGGTCCAGCCCCACACTGGGAAACTCTGCTGGTTCCTGGACGAGGCAGCGGCCCGACTCCTGACCGTGCCCTTCGAGAAGCATTCGGCCTTGTAG